The DNA segment CTGGGCGGCCCGCGGTGTCGCCATGGCCAACGCCCACCCCCAACTGAAGGCGGTGGCGGACGAGGTCACCCTCTCGAACGAGGACGACGGCATCGCGGTGGTGCTGGAGCGCGTCTTCGGCTTCCGCGCCACCGTCCTGTGAGCAGAACCCGGGAGTCATGAGGCGAGGGCGGCGGGCCGCACGTCCAGGGGCGCCCCGCGGACCGTACGCCGCCAGGGGCGCCCCCGCCGGCGGACCGTACGCCGCGAGGGGCGCCCCGCGGATCCAGCCGGTGGATCCGCGGGACACCCCTCGGGAAGGCTCGGCACGGCGCCCGCGGGCGGGCGCGGCGCATGCCGCCGGACGGCTCAGTACACGCCGGAGGGCTCAGTACACGCCGGAGGGCTCAGTACACGCCGGAGGGCTCAGTACACGCCGGAGGGCTCAGTACACGCCGGAGGGCTCAGTACACGCCGGAGGGCTCAGTACACGCCGGAGGGCTCAGTGCGCGCCGGTCGGCTCAGTGCGCGCCGGACGGTTCAACACGCGCCGGTCGGCTCAGTGCGCGCCGGACGGTTCAACACGCGCCGGACCGCTCAGTACGCGCCGAACACGTTGTCGATCGAGCCGTAGCGCGCGGCGGCGTAGTTGCAGGCGGCGGTGATGTTCGCGACCGGGTCGTAGGGGTCGAACGAGGTGCCGGCCACGTGGTAGGCGCGGAACGTCGGGTCGATGACCTGGAGCAGGCCCTTGGACGGGGTGCCCTTGACCGCGTTGGAGTCCCAGAGGTTGATGGCGAGGGGGTTGCCCGAGGACTCGCGCATGATGTTGCGGTGGATGCCGTTGTAGGTGCCCGGGATGCCCTTCTGGGCCATGATCGCGAGCGACTCGCGGATCCAGCCGTCGAGGTTGTTCGGGTACCCGGCCGGGGTGGTGGCGGGCGCGGCGGCGGCCGTCGGGGTGGCGGCGGAGGCGCCGGTGGCGCCCAGGAGGGTCAGCGCGAGGGTGGCGGCGCCGGTGCCGGCGACGACGAGCGTACGGGCGAGGCGGTTCGTGCGGGCACGGCGGAGCTGAGCGGCAGCAGACATGGCGGACTTCCTCTCCGTCGCCTGCGAGGTGAGCTGTCGGGTTCGGGCGGGGAGGTGCCCGGCCGCGCCTGGTGGTACCCCCCAGGCCCGTCGGGCGCTGGGAGAGGCGTGGCTTCACCCCTAGCCGTTCCGGTGCGGCATGTGCCGTCCGGTCCGGCGGACTTACCTGGTTCCCCCGCTCCTGCCGCACGAATGTGTTCATCGGTGGGTGGCGTCGGACGCGGCAGGATTCGGCGTTCGCCCGACGGCCCGGAACGTATGCGAGAGCACATGTCCGGAACAAGTGCCAGAGTCACACAACGTGCTAGTTGACCTTGATCTGTACGAATTGGGGTACTTGATCCTTTGCAGTTGCCAACCCTCAACTTCCCGACGGGGCAAGGTGGAGCCGGTGGTGCGGGTCGATCTCGCGGGTGGAGTCGCAGGGGTGGTCGCGTGACCCAATTCACGAAGCGTCAAAATGCGCAAAACCGGGCAAGGGGGATTAGGTGGATTCGCTCTCTTTAGGGCCATTCGGGGGTGTAGGTCCACCTGTGGGCGGAACCTCTGGGGTGGCGCCCTTCGTTGGCATGCGTGGAGATGCGACGGTGGGTGCATCTTCCCGTTAAGGCGATAAATGTCCGTTCTTATTACCCGATCACGAACATGCCGGTTGTGATCCGATACCTCCCGGGCTGGACCGGTGGGTGCTATCGGTGATCGAAAGAGGACCGGATACGCTGGCGCGAGTGGTGGCAGCGACCTATCGACAAACCGCGTAAGCGCCAGCAGACACCAGCAGACAGGAGACTCCTCGTGACCGTCACCGGGCCGTTCGGGCTGAGCGTGCGGGACCAGGCTCTGGAAGCCGATGTCCAGGTCGGACTGGCGGCTGTCGAAGAGGGCTTGCTCGAGGCCACCAAGAGCGAGGTCCCGTTCATCACCGGGGCCTCCCAGCATCTGGTGCGAGCCGGCGGGAAGCGGTTCCGGCCCCTGCTCGTACTGCTCGCGGCGCAGTTCGGCGACCGGCACGCGCCGCGCATCGTGCCGTCGGCCGTCGTCGTGGAGCTGACCCACCTGGCCACGCTGTACCACGACGACGTCATGGAC comes from the Streptomyces sp. NBC_00820 genome and includes:
- a CDS encoding transglycosylase SLT domain-containing protein, which gives rise to MSAAAQLRRARTNRLARTLVVAGTGAATLALTLLGATGASAATPTAAAAPATTPAGYPNNLDGWIRESLAIMAQKGIPGTYNGIHRNIMRESSGNPLAINLWDSNAVKGTPSKGLLQVIDPTFRAYHVAGTSFDPYDPVANITAACNYAAARYGSIDNVFGAY